The Legionella adelaidensis genome has a segment encoding these proteins:
- a CDS encoding PhoH family protein, which produces MDNANKHKKLFVLDTNILMHDPTAIYRFEEHDIYLPMVVLEELDNHKTGISEVARNVRQTNRMLVELMSNASHEQIVAGLQIPNFLGNEAVKSSGCLFFQTDDFEPLRALSLPGHKVDNTLLETALGLQKKYPEKQVIIISKDINLRIKAGILGITAQDYYNDKVLEDVNLLHSGLHILENDFWETHGKDVEAWQDSGHNFYRITGPLTHQWNPNDCISTHDNQFQAIVKQVESGQAVVQVARDYSQNKHAVWGINARNREQNFALNILLDPEIDFVTLQGSAGTGKTLLTIAAGLTQVLDLKRYTEIIMTRVTIPVGEDIGFLPGTEEEKMTPWMGALMDNLEVLHSAQEGGNFGKGATQDLLQSKIKIRSMNYMRGRTFLNRFIIIDEAQNLTSKQIKTLVTRAGPGSKIVCLGDIKQIDTPYLTETTSGLTFAVDRFKHWQHSAHMTLTRGERSRLAYYAAEHL; this is translated from the coding sequence ATGGACAATGCTAATAAACACAAAAAACTTTTTGTTCTTGATACCAACATTTTAATGCATGACCCCACCGCAATCTATCGTTTTGAAGAGCATGATATTTACCTTCCTATGGTGGTATTGGAGGAGTTGGATAATCACAAAACAGGTATTTCGGAAGTTGCACGCAACGTGCGCCAAACAAACCGCATGTTAGTCGAACTAATGAGTAATGCTTCCCACGAACAAATTGTAGCAGGCTTGCAGATCCCTAATTTCCTGGGTAATGAAGCGGTTAAAAGCAGCGGTTGTTTGTTTTTCCAAACCGATGACTTCGAGCCGCTTCGCGCATTGTCGTTACCGGGCCACAAAGTGGATAATACGCTTTTAGAAACGGCATTAGGTTTACAGAAAAAATATCCTGAAAAACAAGTTATTATCATTTCTAAAGATATTAACTTACGCATAAAAGCCGGCATTTTAGGGATTACTGCCCAAGATTATTATAATGATAAAGTGCTGGAAGATGTAAATTTACTCCATAGCGGTTTACATATTCTTGAAAATGATTTTTGGGAAACACACGGCAAAGATGTAGAAGCATGGCAAGATAGCGGGCATAACTTTTACCGTATAACGGGGCCCCTGACGCATCAATGGAATCCTAATGATTGTATCAGCACGCATGACAATCAATTCCAAGCTATTGTAAAACAAGTTGAATCGGGGCAAGCAGTCGTTCAAGTAGCGCGCGACTATTCACAAAATAAACATGCGGTTTGGGGCATTAATGCGCGCAATCGTGAACAAAATTTTGCTTTAAATATTTTGTTAGACCCTGAAATTGACTTTGTGACTTTGCAAGGCTCTGCTGGCACGGGAAAAACTTTGTTAACTATCGCAGCCGGACTCACGCAAGTGCTTGATTTAAAGCGATACACTGAAATTATTATGACGCGAGTAACCATTCCTGTGGGCGAAGATATAGGATTTTTACCCGGTACCGAAGAAGAAAAAATGACCCCCTGGATGGGTGCGTTGATGGATAACCTGGAAGTTTTACACAGTGCACAGGAGGGTGGAAACTTTGGTAAAGGGGCCACGCAAGATTTATTACAAAGTAAAATTAAAATTCGCTCTATGAATTATATGCGCGGCAGAACTTTCTTGAATCGTTTTATTATCATTGATGAAGCACAAAATCTAACTTCGAAACAAATAAAAACATTGGTTACGCGTGCAGGTCCCGGGAGTAAAATTGTTTGTTTAGGGGATATCAAGCAGATTGATACGCCTTATCTAACGGAAACCACCTCGGGTTTGACCTTCGCAGTGGACCGTTTTAAGCATTGGCAACATAGTGCGCATATGACTTTGACTCGTGGTGAGCGATCAAGACTTGCATATTATGCCGCTGAGCATTTATAG
- a CDS encoding ribonuclease T2 family protein, which produces MDKYMLKIAIAFFLLPLTALASIPVEGTFEASQFCPAYVSKNKKSNPDNLSAQPNTRYRIIEINRLSPNWVRVEFPAHTPAFRWLKADCGVAQYEIKNNKTCDNTPGAADSQILALNWLPAFCEHYGLEAGKPECLNLSGETFQANNLILHGLWPSQKRCGNEYVYCGGEIKNHYCKYSPLTLTESVAEKLRNVMPGFDSGTCLERHEWSKHGSCQLLPMDEYFTIAIHLTEEVNQTPLAAYLRAHVGETVQKTKLRQMIRQTFGYDTDKKVFLGCTNGMLVDVLIELPPIANQEENLIELVNRSVGTFPPDKCPENIHISDFSHEL; this is translated from the coding sequence ATGGATAAATACATGCTAAAAATCGCCATTGCTTTCTTTCTTCTTCCCTTGACAGCATTGGCTTCCATCCCGGTTGAAGGTACTTTTGAAGCTTCGCAGTTTTGCCCTGCATATGTTTCTAAAAATAAAAAATCAAATCCTGATAATTTAAGCGCCCAACCCAATACACGTTATCGCATCATTGAGATTAATCGTTTATCTCCTAATTGGGTACGTGTAGAGTTCCCTGCTCATACTCCCGCTTTTCGTTGGTTAAAAGCAGATTGTGGGGTGGCTCAATATGAGATTAAAAATAACAAAACCTGCGATAACACGCCGGGAGCTGCTGATTCACAAATATTAGCATTAAACTGGTTACCTGCTTTTTGTGAGCATTATGGATTGGAAGCAGGGAAGCCCGAGTGTTTGAACCTTTCGGGTGAAACCTTTCAAGCTAACAACCTTATTTTACATGGGCTCTGGCCAAGTCAAAAACGTTGTGGGAATGAGTATGTTTATTGTGGCGGAGAAATAAAAAATCACTATTGTAAGTATTCACCGCTTACTTTAACCGAAAGTGTGGCTGAAAAATTAAGAAATGTGATGCCTGGTTTTGATTCGGGAACTTGCCTTGAACGCCATGAGTGGAGTAAGCACGGTTCTTGTCAACTTTTACCAATGGATGAATATTTCACCATCGCTATCCATTTAACCGAAGAGGTAAATCAAACTCCCCTCGCGGCCTATTTGCGAGCGCACGTGGGGGAAACAGTACAAAAAACAAAATTAAGACAGATGATCCGACAAACTTTTGGTTATGATACGGATAAAAAAGTATTTTTAGGATGTACGAATGGTATGCTCGTTGATGTGTTAATTGAGCTTCCTCCGATAGCTAATCAAGAAGAAAATTTAATCGAGTTAGTTAATAGGTCTGTGGGGACATTCCCGCCTGATAAATGTCCTGAGAACATACATATTTCTGATTTCAGCCACGAGCTATAA
- a CDS encoding guanosine monophosphate reductase, translating to MSTIQAITFDDVLLVPSYNHHESRRVVDTTMTDRLGKLTLKLPVISSNMDTITESKMANFMSSKGAMGALHRFLSIEDNIKEFKACQGSVFVSIGCTAAELERAEALRDAGATYFCVDVAHAHAKYVGKTLKSLRQLLGDRCIMAGNVATYAGADYLASCGADIIKAGIGGGSVCSTRIKTGFGVPMLTCIQDCARTDRSIVADGGIRTSGDIVKALAFGADFVMIGGILAGTDPTPGEIKVKEDGTKVKNYRGMASREAQEDFLGQMHEWKTAEGVATEVAYRNNQDEIIADIIGGLRSGLTYSGSDSITELQRKLNYVVVTQAGRIESLPHKLMG from the coding sequence ATGTCCACCATACAAGCAATCACCTTTGATGATGTGTTACTCGTCCCATCCTACAACCACCATGAGTCACGTCGCGTGGTAGATACTACCATGACGGATCGCTTAGGGAAGTTAACCCTGAAGCTTCCAGTAATTAGTTCTAACATGGACACTATTACTGAAAGCAAAATGGCTAATTTTATGAGTAGTAAGGGAGCGATGGGAGCTCTACATCGTTTTTTATCCATCGAAGACAACATTAAAGAATTTAAAGCTTGTCAAGGATCTGTTTTTGTTTCCATTGGATGTACGGCAGCGGAACTTGAAAGAGCAGAAGCATTACGGGATGCCGGAGCAACTTATTTTTGTGTGGACGTTGCCCATGCCCATGCTAAATATGTGGGGAAAACTCTCAAAAGCTTACGTCAACTCTTAGGCGATCGTTGCATCATGGCAGGAAACGTGGCCACCTATGCTGGTGCTGATTATTTAGCCTCTTGCGGTGCCGATATTATCAAAGCGGGAATTGGCGGTGGCTCAGTTTGTAGCACACGGATAAAAACAGGATTCGGTGTGCCTATGTTAACCTGTATACAAGATTGTGCGCGTACCGATCGCTCCATTGTAGCGGATGGAGGCATTCGTACCTCAGGAGACATCGTTAAAGCACTCGCTTTTGGCGCCGACTTTGTAATGATTGGCGGGATATTAGCAGGAACAGACCCTACCCCCGGCGAAATCAAGGTAAAAGAAGATGGAACCAAAGTAAAAAATTACCGGGGTATGGCATCGCGTGAAGCCCAAGAAGATTTCTTAGGTCAAATGCACGAGTGGAAAACCGCAGAAGGTGTTGCAACAGAAGTTGCTTATCGCAACAATCAAGACGAAATTATAGCGGACATTATTGGCGGCTTACGCTCTGGTCTTACTTATTCTGGTTCCGATTCTATTACCGAGTTACAAAGAAAGCTCAACTATGTAGTGGTTACTCAAGCAGGACGTATTGAAAGTTTACCGCATAAGTTGATGGGGTAA
- a CDS encoding GIN domain-containing protein → MLRNFGLVFLLLLLTSCTNIFMPPSFLGNGFQQQRILPPFNRIKAEGAININIIMDSLPPQVILKGDPKDVMEVITVVNNGNLLLQMPEGSPRYGAVLAEVHLNHLNAFSFRGIGEVKGLHLNTSLLDLRIGNEGKTIFGGNLGIRDLRVSGNGFVQISGIKSPNMHIRVRGNPKLQLAGMANVSRIDANSGYISLYWVKSPCIVVRGRGKSFIQLAGITEKLDVELFDDSCFKGRYLRARNVFVKTFDRSNAEITALEKQHSLASGQSDIHFYNIPDMRTDFMAFNGSVLDMRDLNDPFLEEYTRYNISPP, encoded by the coding sequence ATGTTAAGAAATTTCGGTTTAGTGTTTCTGTTACTTTTGTTAACCTCCTGTACGAATATCTTTATGCCGCCCTCTTTTCTAGGTAATGGTTTTCAACAACAACGCATTCTTCCCCCTTTTAACCGGATTAAGGCAGAGGGTGCAATAAATATAAATATTATCATGGATTCTTTACCTCCCCAGGTTATTTTAAAAGGGGATCCGAAAGATGTAATGGAAGTAATAACTGTGGTGAATAATGGTAATTTATTATTACAAATGCCTGAGGGATCTCCTCGCTATGGGGCAGTCTTGGCAGAAGTTCACTTGAATCATTTAAACGCATTTTCGTTTCGTGGTATTGGGGAAGTGAAGGGCCTGCATTTAAATACCAGCTTATTAGACCTTCGCATAGGTAATGAAGGGAAAACTATATTTGGTGGAAACTTGGGAATAAGGGATTTACGCGTTTCAGGAAATGGTTTCGTGCAAATTAGTGGGATAAAAAGTCCTAATATGCATATTCGCGTTCGCGGAAATCCCAAATTGCAATTAGCAGGCATGGCCAATGTCTCTCGCATAGATGCCAACAGCGGCTATATAAGCCTTTATTGGGTAAAAAGTCCTTGTATAGTAGTAAGAGGCCGGGGAAAGTCTTTTATTCAGTTAGCAGGAATTACTGAAAAGCTCGATGTTGAATTATTTGATGATTCTTGCTTCAAAGGAAGATATTTGCGTGCTAGAAATGTATTTGTTAAAACCTTTGATCGCTCTAACGCTGAAATTACTGCGTTGGAGAAACAGCATTCTTTGGCCAGTGGTCAATCCGATATTCATTTTTATAATATCCCTGATATGCGTACCGACTTTATGGCCTTTAATGGCTCGGTGTTAGATATGCGCGACTTGAATGATCCCTTCTTGGAAGAGTATACACGCTATAATATTTCTCCACCTTAG
- a CDS encoding alpha/beta hydrolase, with protein MSPISISDFRFMWRGKHVEVLKNEHANLLDNIAIHTGKKERALLLLHGFSSSPAVFRALVPSLPNYDTIVCPSLPGHAQNLLAFSQSTYQDWIKASEEFCEKLTKEYKKVDVLGLSLGGVLACHLSEQFALNHLYLLAPALALRININLALKLTTMLKGLGLRYVRNRAGNLRSNTYKELAYRQLPLNSIMQILKLIKSFNYEQPKCPTDLFLGALDEVVDSQKVASLFKDNPQVKIHWLYESAHVLPLDGELDAIIKTVQENFS; from the coding sequence ATGTCTCCTATTTCTATTTCCGATTTTCGCTTCATGTGGAGAGGAAAACATGTAGAAGTGCTTAAAAATGAGCATGCTAATTTATTAGATAATATTGCAATCCATACCGGGAAAAAAGAACGCGCCTTGCTACTTCTACATGGATTTTCCTCTTCTCCTGCTGTTTTCCGTGCCTTAGTACCTTCTCTTCCGAATTATGACACCATTGTTTGTCCCTCTCTCCCAGGGCACGCGCAAAACTTGCTTGCATTTTCCCAAAGTACCTATCAAGACTGGATTAAGGCATCCGAGGAATTTTGTGAAAAATTAACGAAAGAATATAAAAAGGTCGATGTCCTCGGCTTATCTCTAGGAGGGGTATTAGCTTGCCATTTGAGTGAGCAATTTGCGCTTAACCATCTCTATCTTCTAGCCCCTGCTCTGGCGCTAAGAATAAATATAAACTTGGCATTAAAGCTAACCACCATGCTAAAAGGCCTGGGCCTTCGTTATGTAAGAAACCGGGCGGGGAATCTTAGAAGCAATACTTACAAAGAGCTTGCTTATCGGCAACTACCTTTAAACAGTATCATGCAAATATTAAAACTCATTAAATCCTTTAACTACGAACAGCCCAAGTGCCCCACCGATCTTTTTCTGGGGGCGCTCGATGAGGTAGTGGATTCACAGAAAGTGGCCTCTTTATTTAAAGACAATCCCCAGGTAAAAATCCATTGGTTATATGAATCAGCTCATGTGTTACCATTAGATGGTGAACTGGATGCAATTATAAAAACAGTCCAGGAAAACTTTAGCTAA
- a CDS encoding IS110 family transposase produces MSGFDCVGVDVAKDKFDVSVEYKGKSKHKVFANKEQGYIEFLTWLHEYTINPWVCMEATGHYSTKIADFLIGQGIRVSVVNPFQIKNYAKASLIRNKNDRVDSEVIRQFCKRMEPRPYQASSPEQKEIKDLTKLLDMLKGQLTQLTNQRHSTQGSIAKKALTKLIMQLEKEIAKVEKQIADLIASNSQLKEKLELITSIKGIGNLTAYHILALMPDVNSFSTAKQFAAYTGITPKQRESGTFIGKTTISKLGDARLRKSLYMAALVAKRYNKGLASFVARLQLKGKTPKTIICAVMRKLTHIIFGVLKNKLPYNENYHCI; encoded by the coding sequence ATGTCAGGGTTCGATTGTGTAGGTGTTGATGTTGCGAAAGATAAATTTGACGTATCCGTTGAGTATAAAGGGAAAAGCAAACATAAAGTTTTTGCTAATAAGGAGCAAGGATATATTGAGTTTTTAACATGGCTTCATGAATACACTATTAACCCTTGGGTTTGTATGGAAGCAACTGGGCATTACAGCACAAAAATCGCGGATTTTCTAATAGGGCAAGGCATCCGAGTCAGTGTAGTTAATCCATTTCAAATTAAAAACTATGCCAAAGCGTCACTTATTCGGAATAAAAATGACCGGGTAGATTCGGAAGTTATTCGACAGTTTTGTAAACGGATGGAGCCTCGTCCCTATCAGGCTTCGTCTCCTGAGCAGAAAGAAATTAAAGACTTAACCAAGCTTCTTGATATGTTAAAAGGTCAATTAACTCAGCTCACTAATCAAAGGCATAGTACTCAAGGAAGTATTGCAAAGAAAGCTTTGACCAAGCTTATTATGCAGCTTGAGAAAGAAATTGCGAAGGTAGAAAAACAAATTGCGGACTTAATTGCTAGTAATTCACAACTTAAAGAAAAATTGGAGTTAATTACCAGTATAAAAGGCATTGGCAATTTAACGGCCTATCATATTCTGGCCCTTATGCCAGATGTCAATTCCTTTTCTACTGCCAAGCAATTTGCAGCCTATACGGGTATTACTCCAAAACAGCGTGAGTCAGGAACCTTTATCGGTAAAACTACTATCTCAAAATTAGGGGATGCCAGATTGAGGAAATCTTTATACATGGCTGCATTAGTCGCCAAACGATATAATAAAGGGCTTGCTTCGTTTGTAGCTCGTTTACAATTAAAGGGAAAAACACCAAAAACCATTATCTGTGCCGTTATGCGAAAATTAACACATATAATTTTTGGTGTTCTTAAAAATAAACTGCCTTATAATGAAAATTATCATTGCATTTAA
- a CDS encoding J domain-containing protein, with amino-acid sequence MAAQPIAGLEAQENKFLSGGNNPYETLGIDQNADGEAIKKAYRQKAKETHPDRNRDNPDAEENFKSVSTAYNMLSDANKRAAVDSYLNSTAQADSMGQRSQNDAGAAIVSTAVVSSPNPISSANLGSPVNTSAPSGATTSPTAASNTPSEPEATAPAPEPETGGKAKNPQVTKTAAAKNSAGEDEMGKHQSAEMQLMLMLLEMMMEMQKAAFDKIVGLIKNASSTSPQENNPAEEKENTLADSNNAIPTNDEPAPLQQMLSGSPQDTATNDAITVQLPSSDSQPQALPESPIMLEAPQVETISSSQLMLTDASGYDKQVSGTRSNNEADPDLENEAQTAFSMSARG; translated from the coding sequence ATGGCAGCACAACCTATTGCCGGTCTAGAAGCTCAAGAGAATAAATTTTTAAGTGGTGGTAATAATCCTTATGAAACCCTGGGTATCGATCAAAATGCGGACGGGGAGGCAATAAAAAAAGCCTACAGGCAAAAGGCGAAAGAAACGCATCCTGATCGAAACCGTGATAATCCTGATGCTGAAGAAAACTTCAAGAGTGTTTCAACAGCATACAATATGCTCTCTGATGCTAATAAAAGAGCTGCTGTTGATAGCTATCTCAATAGTACAGCTCAGGCCGACTCCATGGGACAGCGATCTCAAAATGATGCTGGTGCAGCAATAGTCTCTACAGCTGTCGTTTCTTCTCCCAATCCAATTTCCTCTGCGAATCTTGGCTCACCTGTTAATACTAGTGCTCCGAGCGGAGCTACAACCTCACCTACCGCTGCTTCTAATACACCCTCAGAACCCGAGGCTACGGCTCCAGCACCTGAACCTGAAACAGGCGGAAAAGCAAAAAACCCTCAAGTAACAAAAACTGCTGCCGCAAAAAATTCGGCAGGCGAAGATGAAATGGGTAAGCATCAATCAGCAGAAATGCAATTAATGTTAATGTTGTTAGAAATGATGATGGAGATGCAAAAAGCGGCATTTGATAAAATTGTCGGTTTGATTAAAAATGCATCGAGTACTTCCCCACAAGAAAATAACCCAGCGGAGGAAAAAGAAAATACCTTGGCTGATTCTAATAATGCGATACCAACGAACGACGAGCCTGCTCCTTTGCAACAAATGCTATCTGGTTCTCCACAAGATACAGCGACCAATGATGCAATTACTGTGCAATTGCCCAGTAGTGATTCCCAACCACAAGCATTACCAGAATCCCCTATAATGCTTGAAGCTCCGCAAGTAGAAACCATATCTTCTAGCCAATTAATGCTAACCGATGCCAGCGGCTATGATAAGCAGGTTAGTGGCACAAGGAGTAACAATGAAGCTGATCCCGATCTGGAAAATGAAGCACAAACTGCTTTTTCTATGTCAGCAAGGGGGTAA